One Polaribacter sp. KT25b DNA segment encodes these proteins:
- a CDS encoding M20 family metallo-hydrolase, whose amino-acid sequence MNRIHDELKKLATYSSTKVPAITRVLYTDKDLEARDYFIALCEEINLKVTIDAIGNIFSRWEGSDSTLPAVATGSHIDAIPLSGMYDGTVGVFGGLAAIRTLKNEGYKPTRSIELILFTSEEPTRFKIGCLGSRMLGGQLKVADVLKLTDDAGESFDEVRKKAGYTSNLSEVLLSKNHYKAFVELHIEQGPILENEDLDIGIVTKIAAPSSLKITLTGEGGHAGAVLMENRKDAGVAGAEVMIAVEKVAKESESKDTVATVGIFDIKPRAVNSIPKEVYMEVDLRGTNVTARDFALNKLKEDVKTICEKRHILYDIKMVNCDSPAICDSDLVNVVESVTKNLGYKSKRMVSRAYHDTLFMALIAPTTMIFIPCRGGVSHRPDEYSSPAQIEKGVETLKNTLKILTES is encoded by the coding sequence ATGAATAGAATTCACGACGAATTAAAAAAGTTGGCGACTTATTCATCAACCAAAGTGCCAGCAATTACAAGAGTATTATACACTGATAAAGATTTAGAAGCAAGAGATTATTTTATAGCATTATGCGAAGAAATAAATCTAAAAGTAACAATTGATGCTATTGGAAATATATTTTCCAGATGGGAAGGTTCTGATTCAACTTTGCCAGCTGTAGCAACAGGATCTCATATAGATGCAATTCCTTTATCTGGAATGTATGATGGAACCGTTGGCGTATTTGGTGGACTTGCAGCAATAAGAACTTTAAAGAACGAAGGTTATAAACCGACTCGATCTATAGAATTAATTTTATTTACATCCGAAGAACCAACACGGTTTAAAATAGGATGTCTTGGTAGCAGAATGTTAGGCGGTCAACTTAAAGTAGCTGATGTTTTAAAGTTAACGGATGATGCTGGAGAATCGTTTGATGAAGTGAGAAAAAAAGCAGGTTATACTTCAAACTTATCAGAAGTTTTACTTTCCAAAAACCATTACAAAGCATTTGTAGAATTACATATCGAACAAGGCCCTATTTTAGAAAATGAAGACTTAGATATAGGAATTGTAACTAAAATTGCAGCACCAAGTTCATTAAAAATTACACTTACAGGAGAAGGTGGACACGCAGGAGCTGTACTTATGGAAAATAGAAAAGACGCTGGAGTTGCTGGAGCAGAAGTTATGATTGCGGTAGAAAAAGTTGCTAAAGAATCTGAAAGTAAAGATACAGTAGCTACTGTTGGGATTTTTGACATAAAACCAAGAGCGGTAAATAGTATTCCTAAAGAAGTTTATATGGAAGTAGATCTTAGAGGCACAAATGTTACTGCCCGAGATTTCGCTTTAAATAAACTGAAAGAGGATGTAAAAACAATTTGTGAAAAACGACATATTCTTTATGATATTAAAATGGTTAATTGCGATTCTCCAGCAATTTGTGATAGCGATTTAGTAAATGTTGTTGAAAGTGTTACCAAAAACCTTGGATACAAATCTAAAAGAATGGTAAGTAGAGCTTATCACGACACCTTGTTTATGGCTTTAATTGCGCCAACTACAATGATTTTTATTCCTTGTAGAGGTGGTGTGAGTCATAGACCTGATGAGTATAGCTCGCCAGCACAGATTGAAAAAGGTGTTGAAACTTTAAAAAATACTTTAAAAATATTAACAGAATCGTAG
- a CDS encoding M20 family metallo-hydrolase encodes MKQNGIDINVERIINRLNKLGSISDNDTCLSRYYGTKAHKISSDLLISWMQTAGMEVTKDTIGNVRGILKSKNENAKHFVIGSHYDTVFNAGKYDGPLGILLGLEVAQKINEEKIELPFHLNIIAFADEEGSRFNTAYLGSSVLVGKFDKIWLNRKDDAGQTLAEVIEKNNGKTPQIFEEYIPNNQWLGYFEVHIEQGPVLCTENLPLALVDSISSQTRINIIWEGVCGHAGTYPMDLRADALCAASEFILEIEKTGIAHKTNLVATVGKLTVEPNTSNVIPGTVAHSLDIRSPNDLFLSEIIKTLKKKATNIADKRGITLNWEIMQENPSVLCNEDLKTALSKSILASGVNRVIEIPSGAGHDAVMISKAAPVAMLFVRCKAGISHNPLEYTSPSDIKEALKVCNHFINEIVILENLKNN; translated from the coding sequence ATGAAGCAAAACGGAATAGATATTAATGTGGAACGCATCATAAATAGACTAAATAAACTTGGCTCTATAAGTGATAATGATACATGTCTTTCGAGATACTATGGCACAAAAGCTCACAAAATATCTAGTGATTTATTAATATCATGGATGCAAACAGCTGGTATGGAAGTCACAAAAGATACCATAGGTAATGTTCGAGGTATTTTAAAAAGTAAAAATGAAAATGCTAAACATTTTGTTATTGGTTCTCATTACGATACCGTTTTTAATGCAGGTAAATACGATGGACCTTTAGGTATTTTATTAGGCTTAGAAGTTGCACAAAAAATTAATGAAGAAAAAATAGAACTCCCTTTTCATCTAAATATTATTGCCTTTGCTGATGAAGAAGGCTCTCGTTTTAATACAGCGTATTTAGGTAGCTCTGTTTTAGTTGGTAAATTTGATAAAATATGGCTGAATCGGAAGGATGATGCAGGACAAACTCTTGCAGAAGTAATTGAGAAGAACAACGGAAAGACACCTCAGATATTTGAAGAATATATTCCAAATAATCAATGGCTTGGTTATTTTGAAGTTCACATTGAACAAGGTCCAGTTTTGTGTACCGAAAATTTACCATTAGCCTTAGTTGATAGTATTTCCTCTCAAACTAGAATTAATATAATTTGGGAAGGTGTTTGTGGACATGCAGGAACTTATCCAATGGATTTAAGGGCTGATGCACTTTGCGCTGCTTCCGAATTTATTTTAGAAATAGAAAAAACAGGAATCGCACATAAAACCAATTTAGTAGCAACTGTAGGAAAGCTAACAGTAGAACCAAATACATCAAATGTAATTCCTGGAACGGTAGCACATAGTTTAGATATTCGTTCTCCAAATGATTTGTTTTTATCAGAAATTATTAAAACATTAAAAAAGAAAGCAACTAATATTGCAGATAAAAGAGGAATTACTCTTAACTGGGAAATAATGCAGGAAAATCCGTCTGTATTATGTAATGAAGATTTAAAAACAGCGCTTAGTAAAAGTATTTTAGCATCAGGTGTAAACCGAGTAATAGAAATTCCAAGTGGAGCTGGTCATGATGCAGTTATGATTTCTAAAGCAGCGCCAGTTGCAATGCTTTTTGTACGCTGTAAAGCTGGTATAAGTCATAATCCATTAGAATACACATCACCATCAGACATTAAAGAAGCATTAAAAGTTTGTAATCATTTTATAAATGAAATCGTAATTTTAGAAAATTTAAAAAATAATTAA
- a CDS encoding xanthine dehydrogenase molybdopterin binding subunit yields the protein MDKNISNNKLESKLDALTKDLKSSVKNMDSYTHVRGESIYVDDVNVRQGTFFGVVFDSPKAHGKIKSIDYTKAIALEGVERIFTHKDVTGENQIGGIIPDEPLFAEDEVHFLGMPIALIVAESEFIARKARQLIKIDIEELPVITTAKEAKEKKQFINAPRSFSLGNTETAFKNCDFVFEGETFSNGQEHLYIEAQGAYAEPLENGNIKITSSTQGPTSVQLMVAQVLGLPMHKIEIDVTRLGGGFGGKEDQATPWAVMAALAAHHLKQSVKLILNRHDDLRMTGKRHPYSSSFKIGLSKTYKILAYEVEFLQNSGAAADLSPAIAERTLFHATNSYYIPNVSSTVHSCKTNLPPNTAFRGFGGPQGMFVIESAIAKAASEIGVSSQKIQEANLLDEQDTFSYGQIATQVEVKNTWKSAKTIFDLNQIEKNINDFNTNNTHFKKGYALMPITFGISFTNTSMNHARALVHIYQDGSIGISTGAVEMGQGVNTKMVQIASQIFSLSPKKIKLETTNTTRVANTSPSAASSTADLNGKALLKACNALKSRLKNLISEEFDVAINTIEFKNEFVYINNQKSEISWEKLISKAMFNRVALTENAHYATPIIHFDKTKEKGHPFAYHVYGTAIITTTVDCMRGTYVFDDVKIVHDYGDSMSKGIDLGQVEGAVIQGIGWMTMEEIAYNKDGRLLSNALSTYKIPDIFSVPKNVEIIPVETEGNEMAILKSKAVGEPPLMYGIGAYFAIQNAIKAFNTNYKMKFHAPMTPEKVLMSLYNK from the coding sequence ATGGATAAAAACATATCAAATAACAAACTAGAATCAAAGCTTGATGCACTTACAAAAGATTTAAAATCTAGTGTAAAAAATATGGATTCATACACACATGTTAGAGGAGAATCTATTTATGTTGATGATGTTAACGTAAGACAAGGAACGTTTTTTGGTGTTGTTTTTGATTCGCCAAAAGCACACGGAAAAATAAAATCTATTGATTACACTAAAGCAATAGCTCTAGAAGGTGTAGAACGTATTTTTACACACAAAGATGTAACAGGAGAAAACCAAATTGGTGGTATTATTCCTGATGAGCCTTTATTTGCTGAAGATGAAGTCCATTTTTTAGGAATGCCAATTGCCTTAATTGTTGCAGAATCTGAATTTATTGCTAGAAAAGCAAGACAACTTATAAAAATTGATATTGAAGAGTTACCTGTTATTACTACTGCAAAAGAAGCTAAAGAGAAAAAACAATTTATTAACGCTCCAAGATCTTTTAGTTTAGGAAATACAGAAACTGCTTTTAAAAATTGTGATTTTGTTTTTGAAGGTGAAACTTTTTCTAACGGACAAGAACATTTATATATAGAAGCTCAAGGTGCGTATGCAGAACCTTTAGAAAATGGTAATATCAAAATAACATCATCAACACAAGGACCAACATCTGTTCAGCTAATGGTTGCCCAAGTTTTAGGATTACCAATGCATAAAATAGAAATAGACGTTACGCGTTTAGGTGGTGGTTTTGGTGGTAAAGAAGACCAAGCAACACCTTGGGCAGTAATGGCAGCTTTAGCAGCGCATCATCTTAAACAATCTGTAAAACTAATTTTAAATAGACATGATGATTTACGGATGACAGGTAAACGCCATCCTTATAGCAGCTCATTTAAAATCGGACTTTCTAAAACCTATAAAATACTTGCTTACGAAGTAGAATTTTTGCAAAACTCTGGTGCTGCTGCAGATTTATCTCCCGCAATTGCAGAACGTACATTGTTTCATGCAACGAATAGTTATTATATTCCAAATGTATCATCAACAGTACACAGCTGTAAAACAAATTTGCCTCCAAATACCGCTTTTCGTGGTTTTGGTGGGCCACAAGGTATGTTTGTTATTGAATCTGCAATAGCAAAAGCAGCTTCAGAAATTGGTGTTTCTTCCCAAAAAATTCAAGAAGCTAATTTATTAGATGAACAAGACACTTTCTCTTACGGACAAATAGCAACTCAAGTTGAAGTAAAAAATACATGGAAATCTGCAAAAACTATATTTGATTTAAATCAGATTGAGAAAAATATTAATGATTTTAATACGAATAATACTCATTTCAAAAAAGGATACGCACTAATGCCAATTACTTTTGGCATCTCATTTACAAATACATCAATGAATCATGCACGTGCACTGGTTCACATATATCAAGATGGAAGTATTGGTATTAGCACAGGAGCAGTAGAAATGGGACAAGGCGTGAACACCAAAATGGTTCAAATTGCTTCTCAAATTTTTTCTTTGAGCCCTAAAAAAATAAAGCTAGAAACTACAAATACAACGCGTGTAGCAAATACATCTCCTTCTGCGGCAAGTTCTACAGCAGATTTAAACGGAAAAGCCCTCTTAAAAGCGTGTAATGCTTTAAAAAGTAGATTAAAAAATCTTATTTCTGAAGAATTTGATGTTGCTATTAATACTATTGAATTTAAAAATGAATTTGTTTATATAAACAATCAAAAATCAGAAATCAGTTGGGAAAAATTAATTAGTAAAGCCATGTTTAATCGCGTTGCTTTAACTGAAAATGCACATTATGCGACACCAATAATTCATTTTGATAAGACAAAAGAAAAAGGACATCCGTTTGCATATCACGTTTATGGAACAGCAATTATTACCACTACTGTAGACTGTATGCGTGGAACTTATGTTTTTGATGATGTAAAAATTGTGCATGACTATGGAGATAGCATGAGTAAAGGTATCGACTTAGGACAAGTTGAAGGTGCAGTTATACAAGGTATAGGATGGATGACGATGGAAGAAATAGCTTATAATAAAGATGGACGTTTACTTTCTAATGCATTGTCTACTTATAAAATACCTGATATTTTTTCAGTGCCTAAAAATGTAGAAATTATTCCTGTAGAAACTGAAGGAAATGAGATGGCTATTTTAAAATCTAAAGCAGTAGGAGAACCGCCTTTAATGTACGGAATTGGTGCTTATTTTGCTATTCAAAATGCTATTAAAGCTTTTAATACAAATTATAAAATGAAATTTCATGCGCCTATGACTCCCGAAAAAGTATTAATGAGTTTATATAATAAATAA
- a CDS encoding urate hydroxylase PuuD: MLEIIILIEWLILFTAIVATTYKIHEIIKDLKNEKDYEKADLFQTRQNWFYVLIIITSLCGIGILYIFLKGTIYESHFFEWLNLTVRLIHITFGIAWIGASFYFVFLENALNRTDGVRDELAGNLWAVHGGGFYYLEKYKLAPKKIPKNLHWFKYEAYFTWLSGFSLLAIVYYFNASSYLIDPEVLDLKPLEAISISIISLIFGWIIYDQICKRLSKNKVIFTISITVLVFFAAWFYAQVFSGRGSYIHFGAFLGTLMAGNVFFVIIPGQKRMVAAAKKGETPNPADGKAAFLRSYTNNYFTLPVLFVMISNHFPSTFGNDYQWLILLGITLGTAGIKHYLNMREKEQISIWVMPISVLLLLGMAFITAPEKTNEENCTTSVTLTDVQTIVNKRCIQCHSSNPTDAVWKVAPNGVKYDTGEQIYNLRNKIYQRVVVSKNMPFNNNQTEITQEERDLINCWINQGAPK, encoded by the coding sequence ATGTTAGAGATTATAATACTTATTGAGTGGCTTATTCTTTTTACCGCAATTGTGGCTACCACATATAAAATACATGAAATAATAAAAGACTTAAAAAATGAAAAAGATTATGAAAAAGCAGATTTATTTCAAACTCGTCAAAACTGGTTCTATGTATTAATAATTATTACATCACTTTGTGGAATTGGTATTCTTTATATCTTTTTAAAAGGCACTATTTACGAAAGTCACTTTTTTGAATGGTTAAACCTAACAGTTCGTTTAATCCATATTACTTTTGGTATTGCTTGGATTGGAGCTTCTTTTTATTTTGTTTTTTTAGAAAACGCACTAAATAGAACCGATGGTGTTAGAGATGAATTAGCAGGAAATTTATGGGCAGTTCATGGTGGCGGATTTTATTATTTAGAAAAGTACAAACTAGCTCCAAAAAAAATACCTAAAAATTTACATTGGTTTAAATACGAAGCCTATTTTACATGGTTATCTGGTTTTTCTCTACTGGCAATTGTGTATTATTTTAATGCCAGTTCTTATTTGATTGATCCAGAAGTATTAGATTTAAAGCCTTTAGAAGCCATTTCTATTAGTATCATTTCTTTAATATTTGGTTGGATTATTTATGATCAAATTTGCAAAAGGCTCAGTAAAAATAAAGTTATCTTTACAATATCGATTACAGTTTTAGTTTTTTTTGCCGCTTGGTTTTATGCACAAGTTTTTAGTGGAAGAGGATCTTATATTCACTTTGGAGCATTTTTAGGAACCTTAATGGCAGGAAACGTGTTTTTTGTTATCATTCCAGGGCAAAAACGCATGGTTGCAGCAGCAAAAAAAGGAGAAACACCTAATCCTGCTGATGGTAAAGCAGCTTTTTTACGCTCGTATACAAATAATTATTTTACACTTCCTGTGCTTTTTGTGATGATAAGTAATCATTTTCCAAGCACTTTTGGTAATGATTATCAGTGGTTGATTCTATTAGGTATTACCTTAGGAACCGCAGGTATTAAGCATTATTTAAATATGCGAGAAAAAGAACAAATTTCTATTTGGGTAATGCCTATTTCAGTTTTATTATTATTAGGCATGGCATTTATTACAGCTCCCGAAAAGACCAACGAAGAAAATTGTACAACATCAGTAACTTTAACAGATGTACAAACTATTGTTAATAAAAGATGTATTCAGTGTCATTCATCAAACCCAACAGATGCTGTTTGGAAAGTAGCGCCTAATGGAGTAAAATACGATACAGGAGAACAGATCTATAATTTACGTAATAAAATTTATCAAAGAGTAGTAGTAAGTAAAAATATGCCGTTTAATAACAATCAAACAGAAATAACACAAGAAGAACGTGATTTGATTAATTGCTGGATTAATCAAGGTGCTCCAAAATAA
- the uraD gene encoding 2-oxo-4-hydroxy-4-carboxy-5-ureidoimidazoline decarboxylase — protein sequence MITISQLNSLSKKEAFKTLAACCVSTQWISQMVESRPFDSSKELIEKAAFIWYENCVLEDFKEAFTGHPKIGNLESLKAKFADTATWAGNEQAKVEEATQETIEALSEANMLYEAKFGYIFIVSASKKSADHMLAIVNARLHHNPEDEIYVAMNEQHKITVIRLGKLIEGLLQETDINSHITTHALDTSRGFPAKNMVITLKTKHENNWKPVSLGITNSDGRIVDLLPPGKLLESGIYMMQFHTEKYYKENNMKGFYPEISIQFEVTDDSHYHIPLLINPFGYSTYRGS from the coding sequence ATGATAACAATTAGTCAATTAAATTCTTTATCAAAAAAAGAGGCTTTTAAAACATTAGCTGCATGTTGCGTTTCAACCCAATGGATCTCTCAAATGGTAGAAAGCAGACCTTTTGATTCTTCAAAAGAACTCATTGAAAAGGCCGCTTTTATTTGGTATGAAAACTGTGTTTTAGAAGATTTTAAAGAAGCCTTTACTGGACATCCTAAAATAGGAAATCTAGAAAGTCTAAAAGCTAAATTTGCAGATACAGCCACTTGGGCAGGTAATGAACAAGCTAAAGTAGAAGAAGCTACACAAGAAACTATTGAAGCTTTATCTGAAGCAAATATGCTATACGAAGCGAAGTTTGGTTATATATTTATTGTGAGTGCTAGCAAAAAATCTGCAGACCACATGTTAGCGATTGTTAATGCTAGATTACATCATAATCCTGAAGATGAAATTTATGTAGCGATGAACGAACAACATAAAATAACGGTTATCCGATTAGGAAAACTCATTGAAGGCTTACTACAAGAAACAGATATAAATAGTCATATTACAACTCATGCATTAGACACATCTAGAGGTTTTCCTGCCAAAAACATGGTAATTACGCTAAAAACAAAACATGAAAACAATTGGAAACCTGTAAGTTTAGGTATTACAAACAGCGATGGAAGAATAGTAGACCTTTTGCCTCCTGGTAAGCTTTTAGAATCAGGAATTTATATGATGCAATTTCATACGGAAAAATACTATAAAGAGAATAATATGAAAGGTTTTTATCCTGAAATTTCAATACAGTTTGAAGTAACAGATGATTCTCATTATCATATTCCATTATTAATAAATCCATTCGGTTATTCAACTTATCGCGGAAGTTAA
- the allB gene encoding allantoinase AllB translates to MSEFLIYSKRCFIDNKFIEATLHIKNKKIESILDGYHHLQGLSLFDYNNLIVMPGIIDAHVHINEPGRTHWEGFHTATRAAASGGITTLIEMPLNASPVTTTVSAFKLKQEASINKLHVNCGFYGGAIPNNDKDIEGLIEAGVFGIKGFLTHSGIDEFKNITKEHLEAIAPILKKHNVPLLLHCELEDKNVPTVIDPKNYKEYLNSRPQHWETNAIELALNLQKEFDIKVHIVHLSASNGVEAIKERKKITDKLTVETCPHYLYFNAENIPNASPIYKCAPPIREKQNNDILWDSLLNDGFDFIASDHSPAPKDIKNLENGDFFKAWGGISGLQFTLPIMFTETNKRGYSLEKLIPLLTSNPAKFLGLHDRKGALKIGFDADITIWDDTKNIIISEEIIEHKHKATPYLGHEFKGKIMAVFVNGYQILKDSKIIKENKGELLLKK, encoded by the coding sequence ATGTCAGAATTTTTAATTTATAGTAAACGTTGCTTTATCGATAATAAATTTATTGAAGCTACTCTGCACATTAAAAATAAAAAAATTGAGTCAATTTTAGATGGTTATCATCATTTACAAGGCCTTTCTCTATTTGATTATAATAATTTAATTGTGATGCCAGGTATTATTGATGCGCATGTGCATATTAATGAACCAGGAAGAACACATTGGGAAGGTTTTCATACAGCAACAAGAGCTGCAGCTTCTGGAGGAATAACGACACTTATAGAAATGCCTTTAAATGCGAGTCCGGTAACGACAACTGTTAGTGCTTTTAAATTAAAACAAGAAGCATCAATTAACAAACTACATGTTAATTGTGGTTTTTATGGAGGAGCTATTCCTAATAATGATAAAGATATTGAAGGTCTAATTGAAGCTGGTGTTTTTGGGATTAAAGGTTTTTTAACACACTCTGGAATTGATGAATTTAAAAATATTACCAAAGAGCACTTAGAAGCAATTGCGCCCATTTTAAAAAAACATAATGTTCCTTTGCTGCTTCATTGTGAACTAGAAGATAAAAATGTTCCTACAGTAATTGATCCAAAAAATTACAAAGAATATTTAAATTCTAGACCTCAACACTGGGAAACGAATGCGATTGAATTAGCTTTAAATCTTCAAAAAGAATTTGATATTAAAGTACACATTGTGCATTTATCAGCATCTAACGGTGTTGAAGCCATAAAAGAAAGAAAAAAAATCACAGATAAATTAACCGTAGAAACCTGTCCGCATTATTTGTATTTTAATGCAGAAAATATACCTAATGCATCGCCAATATATAAATGCGCACCACCAATAAGAGAAAAACAGAATAATGATATTCTTTGGGATTCTCTTTTAAATGATGGTTTCGATTTTATTGCCTCAGACCATTCTCCAGCACCAAAAGATATTAAAAACTTAGAAAATGGAGATTTTTTTAAAGCTTGGGGAGGAATTTCTGGATTACAATTTACACTTCCAATTATGTTTACAGAAACTAATAAAAGAGGATATTCATTAGAAAAATTAATTCCTTTATTAACAAGTAACCCAGCAAAATTTTTAGGATTACACGACAGGAAAGGAGCTCTTAAAATTGGATTTGATGCTGATATTACTATTTGGGATGACACTAAAAACATCATAATTTCTGAAGAAATTATAGAACATAAGCACAAAGCAACACCTTATTTAGGACATGAATTTAAAGGAAAAATTATGGCTGTATTTGTAAATGGATATCAGATACTTAAAGATTCTAAAATAATTAAAGAAAATAAAGGGGAACTTTTACTTAAAAAATAA
- a CDS encoding alanine--glyoxylate aminotransferase family protein: MKYTFNPPNRVLMGPGPSDAHPRVLKAMATPLIGHLDPKFVEMMDEVKVMVQDTFLTKNELTFVVSAPGSAGMETCLVNLLEPGDECIICVNGVFGGRMVDIAERCGATVHKIVTPWGEVTSVEQVEEALKTCSKPKLVALVHAETSTGALQPLKEISEVVHNAESLLVVDAVTSWCGMPLKVDEWGIDAIYSGTQKNLSAPPGLSPVSFSPRAVKVLEERKTKVQSWFLDLNLVKNYWAGAKRAYHHTAPVSSVYAIHEALSIVLEEGLENRWKRHQDVHQKLKTELESLGFKYLVNEEHRLPNLNSVFLPEQIKDEAALRNRLLNEFNIEIGGGLGDFAGKIWRIGIMGESCTKNHVNMLIGALKELMNE; encoded by the coding sequence ATGAAATATACATTTAATCCACCAAATAGGGTTTTAATGGGGCCAGGACCATCAGATGCACATCCAAGAGTTTTAAAAGCGATGGCAACACCTTTAATAGGACATTTAGATCCAAAATTTGTAGAAATGATGGATGAAGTTAAGGTCATGGTTCAAGATACATTTTTAACTAAAAACGAATTAACTTTTGTTGTATCTGCTCCAGGAAGTGCAGGAATGGAAACCTGTTTAGTAAACCTTTTAGAACCTGGAGATGAATGCATAATTTGTGTAAATGGGGTTTTTGGTGGTCGTATGGTTGATATTGCAGAACGTTGTGGAGCAACTGTACACAAAATTGTAACGCCATGGGGAGAAGTTACAAGTGTGGAACAAGTAGAAGAAGCTCTTAAAACATGTTCTAAACCTAAATTAGTAGCGTTAGTGCATGCAGAAACCTCTACTGGCGCATTACAACCTTTAAAAGAAATTAGTGAAGTTGTACATAATGCTGAATCGCTTTTAGTTGTTGATGCAGTAACTTCATGGTGTGGAATGCCTTTAAAAGTTGATGAATGGGGTATTGATGCCATTTATTCTGGTACACAGAAAAATTTAAGTGCACCTCCAGGACTTTCTCCAGTAAGTTTTTCTCCAAGAGCTGTAAAAGTACTTGAAGAAAGAAAAACAAAAGTTCAAAGTTGGTTTTTAGATTTAAATTTAGTTAAAAATTATTGGGCAGGAGCTAAAAGAGCTTATCATCATACAGCACCAGTATCTTCTGTTTATGCAATTCACGAAGCTCTGAGTATCGTTTTGGAGGAAGGTTTAGAAAATAGATGGAAAAGACATCAAGATGTTCATCAAAAATTAAAAACAGAATTAGAAAGCTTAGGTTTTAAATATTTAGTAAACGAAGAACATAGATTACCTAATTTAAATTCCGTTTTTCTTCCTGAACAAATTAAAGATGAAGCCGCTTTAAGAAATAGATTATTAAATGAATTTAATATTGAAATAGGAGGCGGACTTGGAGATTTTGCAGGTAAAATTTGGCGTATCGGAATTATGGGAGAAAGCTGTACAAAAAACCATGTTAACATGCTTATTGGAGCATTAAAAGAATTAATGAATGAATAG
- the xdhC gene encoding xanthine dehydrogenase accessory protein XdhC — protein sequence MFHWIEILNRFQQEKKPVALVTITKCLGSAPCKVGSRMIVDKTKVVYGTIGGGKLEFEVIDKAINAIKENKIIEASFTLGPEFEQCCGGKVELIIEPMNQSPELFLFGAGHIGVEISNLLVDTPFKTYLIDSRTDWFENLKLHESVKTCKVSENDFKTFKDVVTWGKNTYVLVMTHDHGIDLDIIAMAIPEEKKYLGLIGSKTKYVRFNNILKKELQIEEGMENVTCPIGLNLGGSTPKEIAIDCVAQLLQIHYNQNNNK from the coding sequence ATGTTCCATTGGATTGAAATATTAAATAGGTTTCAACAAGAAAAAAAACCTGTTGCCTTGGTTACCATAACCAAATGTTTAGGATCAGCCCCTTGTAAAGTAGGCTCTAGAATGATTGTTGATAAAACTAAAGTGGTTTATGGTACAATTGGTGGTGGTAAATTAGAGTTTGAAGTTATTGATAAAGCAATTAATGCTATTAAAGAAAATAAAATTATTGAAGCATCGTTTACGTTAGGCCCAGAATTTGAGCAGTGTTGTGGTGGTAAAGTAGAACTAATCATAGAACCCATGAATCAATCACCAGAATTATTTTTATTCGGAGCTGGACACATAGGTGTTGAAATCAGCAACCTCTTAGTTGACACACCTTTTAAAACATATTTAATAGACTCAAGAACAGATTGGTTTGAAAATTTAAAATTACATGAAAGTGTAAAAACGTGTAAAGTATCAGAAAATGATTTTAAAACCTTTAAAGATGTGGTAACTTGGGGAAAAAACACTTACGTTCTTGTAATGACTCATGATCATGGCATCGATTTAGATATTATTGCAATGGCCATCCCTGAAGAAAAAAAATACTTGGGACTCATTGGGAGTAAAACAAAATATGTGCGCTTTAACAACATATTAAAAAAGGAGTTACAAATAGAAGAAGGCATGGAAAATGTAACATGTCCAATTGGCTTAAATTTAGGAGGAAGTACTCCAAAAGAAATAGCAATAGATTGTGTTGCTCAATTATTACAAATACATTATAATCAGAATAATAACAAATAA